The following is a genomic window from Manihot esculenta cultivar AM560-2 chromosome 9, M.esculenta_v8, whole genome shotgun sequence.
tttatgattttaacaaAACAAGATGTGACCTTTAATTAGGAATTCAATTCCGGTAAGAGATGGCCTATGGAGAAGTCTTCCCTCCCTATCTTGAAAATTGAAACTCAAGTATGCCAAACtatacaacaacaacaacaattaacTCTTATTTCCAAACTAAATAGAGTCAGCTATGTGAAgtgaatatttttcattattcaGTTGATATACATTATTTTAGGTCCCCCCATTTTCCTCTTCACTTTTACCACTTATTTAGCACATTTCTGTATAAGCACATCGTCTGTACCTTGGACATAAATAGACCATCTTGATCCACTATCCATCCTAATTTTATCCATTGTTGTAGGGGTAGATATTCATCTTAACGTCCACATCTCTATCATGCTTATGTTTATCTTAGATGTCCAATGGTCACTCTCACACTGAACAGCTGACCTAACCACAATTCTATAGAACTTGCATTTTACTTTGTTCAAGGATATTACAATTGGGTAACACATCTGTTGCGTTCATCCCGTTTAAccatcatattttaattttaggagTTACATACTCATCTATTGCTCTTTTCTTTTAGATGATAAACCCTAAATACTTGCATTGATTGCTTTTGGGCACCAAAACAGTATCCAATTGAATCTCCTCTCTATTCCTTCCGCAAGTCTTACTTCTACTTAGCCTGAAATCCATACTCTTAAGCATTCTCCACAGCTCCAACTTTTGATTAACTCCTTCACTAGAGCACAGACTCGAAGAAAACTCTATTATGGAGAACTAGTCTGCATCCCTTTCTGTTGTTGTTACATTTGTAACCTCTCAATCATTCATGTACTTAAtggaattaattatatatttgagATAAGTCCTTTCTTTTCTAGCACCCACCAAACAACTTCCATGAGTACATTATCATATGCCTTTTATAGGTCAATGAATATTATGTAAAGACCTTTTCACCTCTCCATATACATTTTTATTAATCTTCTTAATAAAAAGAGAGGCTTTGTTGTAGATCTACCTAGCATAAAGTCAAACTAGTTCTCTGATCTTTAGCAGTTTTCCTAAATCTGTGTTCAATCACTCTTTCTACAACTTCTCATGTGACTCATTAATTTATTGTCCGGCAGTACGTATGGCTTTGTAGGCCCTTTATTCTTGTTACAGAAAGTCAACTATGTAGTTATGCGTGTGATTATGTAAATATTCCTTTCCTTAACTTGGTAGCATAATTTTAGGGATTAGCATAATTTCAGGATCCACACTCTTGTACATTAGAAAGAATATGCAGAAAATGTTCTCCAATATACTTCAATAACAATTCTTAAAAATAGAAATTCTCCAAAATACTTCAATAACGATTCTTAAACATAGAAACCAAAGTTCTTTTCTTCCACTCATTTGGCATCTTTTTAGATTTTAGTATGCCATTAATAGCTGAATTACCAAGCTATTTCAACCTCTCCAAGGCACTTCTATACTTTTATAGGATACCATATGGGCCTCAAGATCTCCCTATTTTTATATTCTTCATGGTCTTTTTAACTTCAACAAGCTTGACTCTATAAGCTTAGTTAAGATTCTACTCAACAATAAGTTTTACAAAGTTATCCTCATGACTTGCATTAAACAGCTTATCAAAGAAGCCTCTCCATCTCCGTTTGATCTTACCATCTCCCaataaaatttgttaattatcATCTTCAATGCACTTGACCTTATTTAGATCTGTACCCTCTTTTCCTCAAGTGGTGCTAGCTTATACACCTTTCTCCCTCTCACATCTGGAAGTTAAAAACTATTCGAATTCAATTTTTCAATTAGAACAAAAGTCATTCTGAAAGATATGAATTCACATCCAAAGCAACAAGATTTtgcaagaatttaatttttcagaatGAAATCTCCAATTGAAACCCAAAATACCCCTCCTCCCCCTTATatgtttctttaaaataaataagggcaaaatagaaaattaagtacattttttattttttattattccgAAGAATAGAATTGAAATAAATTCTATAAATTAATTCCAGACACAtgaattttcttataataaattgaattcttttatgaatttaattgaattctaaCATGAAAATATATCACAACAGTAAATATGCAAAGAGAGAAAGCCAAGGATATGGAAGTAATTTGGTTGCAGTACTTTGTGAACTAAAATATGtacaaatgaaagaaaaataattccAATAGGGCATACTTGCATTATGATTTTCAGAGCAACAAAGTTAATTGTGAAAATATAACTTTGATTTACATCTCCATTTTATTATTGTCTTTTAAATCAGGAATAgattataattgaaattttgacTTCATAACTGCACATTCATTGCAGAAATTTCCAGTCAAAAAAGAAGATAATACACTATGCTTAACACATAAATTTAAATGACCTACTCAAACATATCATATAGAAGGTAAAGGGAAAAATGGTGGAGCAACAGAAGCAAATTATTAAACTAAAGCAGCATAAAAAATACAAGGATCAGATTAAGACTCACCCTGAGCATAAAGCAGTGCAGAAATTGAGAGTTTTTCTTACTTTTCCTGTGACTACATGCGTGCTTGCACTTCCATCGGATATAACAATACCACCAAGGGTTTCAATTACCTATGAAGAAGAAATTAGTTTGCAACAAATACAATAAACAGAAGCATAAAAGGGAAATCTGAAGCATGATATAGATTATAGTATAGAATCTTAGAAAGCAAAATCAGAATAATTGGAAAATTTGGTTGGTGTTCCTTTAATAGAACTTACAAAAGTTCTTCCATAATAAAAGTTGGTAAAAGGAAAGCAGTCATTATGATACTTCCCATATAAACAATAGCATCTGCCTAGATATCCCTAAGCCTATCTACATGTGCACACGTGTGCTTGTAGACTTCCCTATAGAAAATGTTTTCGATTTTATATGAGGAGCTAGTCTTGGAAAAGAAGGGCGCATCAAAAGATAATTTCTAAGTGGAAATGGTAATAGGAAGAATTTCCCAACACTCATAAAATAGGAATGAGAAGATGGCAACATTTGATCTAATTATCATTCTTTTCAAAGAGAGCAATAAAGTAACAAACCACAAAATACCAATTACATCAATATGTGATTTACCTTAGAATGGACTACATAAATTGGATATACCTTTGTAAGATGCATTTTCTTAGCATCATCAGCAATATTCATTAGCATGATTCTTATGCTTTCTCTCTTGGATGGAAGTTCTTTGCTGCCCAATGCTTCTGATGCCATGTTAATTGTTCTCCCTTCTTTGGCATTGTCTTCCATGCAATGACTAGTCAAAGGATTTGTAGAAGTAACCCCAACAAAAGAACAACTTTTTGAAATGCCCAAGGGGCATTTGTTAAAGCAAGGATCAGTTCTTTCACTCCCTGATCCTGAATCTAAACCCATGATAGATTCTGTTTCACAATCAGTTTGATGACTTCCCTTCACTCTTTTTGACTTCAGTGAAGACAGTGAGGCTTCCCAAACCCTCTTTGTACCTTGTGTATAACAGGAACAGCATTTGACATCAATATCAGCTTCAATCTTTTCCAATTCTGCACCATTAGTCATCTTGCTGCATTTCTGTCCTTCACACAAAGCTGGTTCTTCACAGTCCCTATTCCAAGAAAAACCTGCTAGAAACAACCAAAAGCATTGGAGCCTGACCTGTAACAACCTAAGAAAACCTGCTTGCAAAGATGGTAGAGATCCAAAAAATAGCACCTAAACACCAAGTAAAAAATGAACCTTTCAACTTCAACCCCATGTAAGTAGGATTATCACAGATATAGAAATATCAATAAGATCACTTCAAGATTTcaaaatatatagaaatatCCAAACTGAATGATAATGCACCAATGCGATGAATCTAATGTAAATTAccaaaattaaaaacataaatttctTTTACCATCTAAATTGCTATCTTCTCCAAGAAATTCATCCCCTATCATTCTTTTAGAATGAGACCTTTCTGTTATTTGATTTTCTGTGTTCAACGTATTGCAACCCTCCTCAGGCTGAGTAGATAGAGCAAGAGCTGCTAAAGACTCCATATGATGTCTTAGTGGAAAAAGGAACTTCCATGGCTCTGCATGGTTAGCTGAAGTATCCTCATTAAGATGTGAAACCATAAGGATTGAACCGCCAGGATAGCATAATGCTCTACGGATATCAGCCTTAATGGGCAGCCTGCGACGAGCCCGACCTTTTTTGTCCACCTCTGCTATTGATTCAAAACCCTGCATTGTGTTATACTcgaatattaaaaatgaaatagcAAATTCTTGTCAAAATATTCTACATTAACTAAAAAACATCAGAGCTAGTATGAATGTAGAATTATGGAGAATTTCCTGATGCATTTAAGTGAATAAAAGACCAACAATGAAAAAAAGTAGCTTCAATCCTCACCAATGCACATTATAGTAGCCactacaaaaacataaatggTATGAAATAAGCAAGAAGTTACAATAAACCTCAGCCTGAAGTTTTTCTGATTCCTGCATTACCTGTTTAAGCCAAAAACCCTCAGATTCCTTATCTCCCCAACAGTATATAGTGCGAACACCAACACTCTGAAGTCTCTTCCTTAATTCCATGTACAAGCAGTGACCGAGTCCCTGGATATAACTAAGTTATGGCAGTAAAGTAGAGGATGATTACAAGTAAACAAATATATGTAGCATGACCCTGCATAAGGGCCTCACACATAAATAGTGAACAAGTACATGTGTGAGAgacaaattataaaattagaaaaattattattaactttaaTTCTATGTTCAACTGATATGAAGACTGAAGTGACAATTTGTTCATATGTCttgaaatataaaatcaaaaacTGCCTTCTCAAGGACTAAAATCATTTCTGCAAAACTTACATTACAGTATGCTCTAATCTTGTGTACCTTCGCATATGGCAATTAAACTGCATTACATAGTATGAAAAGcaagcaaaagaaaagaaaagaaaagcatGAAACTATATAAATCCAATCAGTGTATAGGTGCATTCTTTGTAGAATACAGTTTCATTTCAGATGGTGGAATTGAACAAATTTTGAGGAACTATGAACCAAGATAAGAAATATAATGGCACCCAACAGAAACAGAAAGCAGAAAATAGACCTTATGCTGGTAGACTGAACTAACAGCAGCAAGAGGAATCTCAGCATACTGTGTGTCAGCAGGGACTATTTGATATGTAATGGCAGCTATAACCTGTAAAAACAACATAAAGAATATGGTCACTAATAGTTTGTAAAGAAATAGCCAATAAATTTGTTCAGCGCAGAAAATTCTTATAGTGCACAGTGAACAAGCACCATTCTGCGCTAACTTCATTATGTGCTTGGATGTGTTAGTGATGGATAACCGGATAAGGCAAAATGGGTAGAAAAGCAGGAACTCTGCATGCCACAATTATTCTATTATAAAACACTTCTTAAACacgttcttttttcttttctttttcctttttgttttggcATTAAAGGTAACAATGTGAAGTCGACACCAACAGTAACAGATCATAGATCAACAAAAACACAAACACAAAGTATATAAACTATTAATGCTGAATAACATTGCTTTTAGGAGTAATAACTGCTTTTCATAAAAAGTTGTTCAATCACAGATCTGTGAGGTGCCAACATTGTTTTCAACTTCTCATAACAAACCGAGAGCCAAGCAACATAATGAAAGATATAGCAAGCATACTTCTCCATAACCTTCAACAGACTTGGATTGCAAAAGCAACGAGCAGTATTTCCTGCAAAATCCATCAGTAATATGGTCAAATGGTTTATCTACAAAGATAATGGAATCTTATGAT
Proteins encoded in this region:
- the LOC110611560 gene encoding uncharacterized protein LOC110611560 — its product is MKYTANTGKQSTFLEKCVSNGKYCSLLLQSKSVEGYGEVIAAITYQIVPADTQYAEIPLAAVSSVYQHKVHKIRAYCNGLGHCLYMELRKRLQSVGVRTIYCWGDKESEGFWLKQGFESIAEVDKKGRARRRLPIKADIRRALCYPGGSILMVSHLNEDTSANHAEPWKFLFPLRHHMESLAALALSTQPEEGCNTLNTENQITERSHSKRMIGDEFLGEDSNLDGFSWNRDCEEPALCEGQKCSKMTNGAELEKIEADIDVKCCSCYTQGTKRVWEASLSSLKSKRVKGSHQTDCETESIMGLDSGSGSERTDPCFNKCPLGISKSCSFVGVTSTNPLTSHCMEDNAKEGRTINMASEALGSKELPSKRESIRIMLMNIADDAKKMHLTKVIETLGGIVISDGSASTHVVTGKVRKTLNFCTALCSGAWIVSSSWLKESFRKSKFVDELPYTLLDEEYMLKYGTQLKDAVLRAKARPRALLKGYDICISTNVQPPVEALSTIVSSAGGNIISGLDKVNEASKTIFVACEEDMEEALSAAKKGIRTFSSDWLMNCIMKQELDLQALQFAESL